In a genomic window of Zootoca vivipara chromosome 5, rZooViv1.1, whole genome shotgun sequence:
- the ALDH18A1 gene encoding delta-1-pyrroline-5-carboxylate synthase isoform X5, translating to MLQNQGREMMIVTSGAVAFGKQRLRHEILLSQSVRQALHSGQNQLKDMAIPVLEARACAAAGQSGLMALYEAMFTQYSICAAQFFSSFQILVTNLDFHDEQKRRNLNGTLHELLRMNIVPIINTNDAVVPPPEPNSDLQGVNVISVKDNDSLAARLAVEMKTDLLIVLSDVEGLFDSPPGSDDAKLIDIFYPGDQQSVTFGTKSRVGMGGMEAKVKAALWALQGGTSVVIANGTHPKISGHVITDIVEGKKVGTFFSEVKPAGPTVEQQAEMARTGGRSLAALQPEQRAEIIYHLADLLTDQREEILQANKKDLEEAEKKGRLALPLLKRLSLSTSKLNSLAIGLRQIAASSQDSVGRVLRRTRVAKDLELEQVTVPIGVLLVIFESRPDCLPQVSALAIASGNGLLLKGGKEASHSNQILHHLTQEALSTHGVKDAVQLVNTREEVEDLCRLDKLIDLIIPRGSSQLVRDIQKAARGIPVMGHSEGICHVYVDLEASVEKVTRIVRDSKCEYPAACNALETLLIHRDLLRTPVFDQIIDMLRVEQVKVHAGPKFASYLTFSPSEVKSLRTEYGDLECCIEVVDSTQDAIEHIHKYGSSHTDVIITENEKTAEFFLQHLDSACVFWNASTRFSDGYRFGLGAEVGISTSRIHARGPVGIEGLLTTKWLLRGENHIVSDFSEQGSMKYLHENLPIPQRNSN from the exons ATGTTGCAAAACCAGGGCCGGGAGATGATGATCGTCACCAGCGGGGCTGTGGCCTTTGGGAAGCAGCGGCTGCGTCACGAGATCTTGCTCTCTCAGAGTGTGAGGCAGGCTCTCCACTCAGGACAGAACCAGCTCAAGGACATG GCGATTCCCGTGCTGGAGGCTCGAGCCTGTGCAGCTGCCGGTCAGAGCGGGCTGATGGCTCTCTATGAGGCCATGTTCACACAGTACAGCATCTGCGCAGCCCAG ttcttttcttccttccagaTTTTAGTCACCAACTTGGATTTCCATGACGAGCAGAAGCGTCGGAATTTAAACGGGACGCTGCACGAACTGTTGCGGATGAACATTGTCCCCATCATCAACACCAATGATGCTGTGGTTCCTCCCCCAGAGCCAAACAGTGATCTTCAGGGGGTAAAC GTAATTAGTGTGAAGGACAACGACAGCTTAGCAGCCCGCCTGGCTGTGGAAATGAAGACCGACCTGCTGATTGTTCTTTCGGATGTTGAGG GACTCTTTGATAGCCCCCCAGGATCAGATGACGCAAAGCTCATTGACATATTTTACCCTGGAGACCAGCAGTCTGTGACGTTTGGAACCAAATCACGGGTGGGAATGGGAGGCATGGAGGCCAAG GTGAAAGCTGCCCTGTGGGCTCTCCAGGGAGGTACCTCGGTAGTGATTGCCAATGGAACTCACCCCAAGATCTCTGGCCATGTCATCACAGACATTGTGGAAGGGAAGAAAGTTGGCACATTTTTTTCAGAGGTGAAGCCTGCAG gcccaaCTGTGGAACAGCAAGCTGAAATGGCTCGAACAGGAGGCAGGAGTTTGGCAGCACTTCAGCCCGAACAG AGAGCAGAGATCATCTATCATCTTGCTGACCTTCTGACAGACCAGCGAGAAGAGATTCTTCAGGCCAACAAGAAAGATTTGGAAGAAGCTGAGAAGAAAG GAAGGTTGGCCCTTCCTTTGTTGAAGAGACTCAGCCTGTCAACCTCCAAGCTGAATAGTTTGGCCATTGGGCTGCGACAGATTGCAGCGTCGTCACAAGACAGTGTTGGCCGTGTCCTTCGAAGAACACGAGTAGCGAAGGATTTGGAGCTGGAGCAAGTGACTGTGCCTATTGGGGTCTTATTAGTGATTTTTGAATCCCGGCCCGACTGTCTCCCCCAG GTATCTGCTTTGGCCATTGCCAGTGGAAATGGCTTACTGCTGAAAGGAGGGAAAGAGGCATCGCACAGCAACCAGATCCTTCACCATCTGACTCAAGAAGCCCTTTCCACCCACGGGGTGAAGGATGCGGTGCAGCTG GTGAATACCAGGGAGGAGGTGGAAGACCTTTGTCGTTTAGACAAGCTGATAGATTTGATCATCCCCCGTGGCTCGTCTCAGTTGGTTCGGGATATCCAGAAAGCTGCTAGAGGAATCCCAGTGATGGGCCACAGTGAAGGAATTTGTCACGTGTATGTGGACTTGGAGGCCAGTGTGGAGAAGGTCACCAGAATAG TGAGAGACTCCAAGTGTGAATATCCTGCAGCCTGCAATGCGCTCGAGACTCTCTTAATACACCGGGACTTGCTGAGGACTCCTGTCTTTGACCAGATCATTGACATGTTGCGAGTGGAACAG GTGAAGGTTCACGCTGGCCCCAAGTTTGCCTCCTACCTGACATTCAGCCCCTCAGAGGTGAAATCACTCCGCACGGAATATGGGGACCTGGAGTGCTGCATTGAAGTGGTGGACAGCACACAGGATGCTATTGAACACATCCACAAATATGGGAGCTCCCACACAGATGTAATCATCACAGAGAACG AGAAAACAGCAGAGTTCTTCCTCCAGCACCTGGACAGTGCCTGTGTGTTCTGGAACGCCAGCACCCGCTTCTCAGATGGCTATCGCTTTGGGCTAG GAGCTGAGGTTGGCATCAGTACATCGCGTATCCATGCCCGTGGGCCAGTTGGAATTGAGGGGCTGTTGACCACAAAGTGGCTGCTAAGAGGGGAGAATCACATCGTTTCTGATTTCTCTGAGCAAGGAAGTATGAAGTACCTTCATGAAAATCTCCCCATCCCACAAAGGAACAGCAACTGA
- the ALDH18A1 gene encoding delta-1-pyrroline-5-carboxylate synthase isoform X4 yields the protein MLCRAALLPSLRSSGQFWRQTDVAGSHPCLLAPNLVLRNESARGWSNIPFITVPLSRTHGKSFAHRSELKHAKRIVVKLGSAVVTRGDECGLALGRLASIVEQVSMLQNQGREMMIVTSGAVAFGKQRLRHEILLSQSVRQALHSGQNQLKDMAIPVLEARACAAAGQSGLMALYEAMFTQYSICAAQILVTNLDFHDEQKRRNLNGTLHELLRMNIVPIINTNDAVVPPPEPNSDLQGVISVKDNDSLAARLAVEMKTDLLIVLSDVEGLFDSPPGSDDAKLIDIFYPGDQQSVTFGTKSRVGMGGMEAKVKAALWALQGGTSVVIANGTHPKISGHVITDIVEGKKVGTFFSEVKPAGPTVEQQAEMARTGGRSLAALQPEQRAEIIYHLADLLTDQREEILQANKKDLEEAEKKGRLALPLLKRLSLSTSKLNSLAIGLRQIAASSQDSVGRVLRRTRVAKDLELEQVTVPIGVLLVIFESRPDCLPQVSALAIASGNGLLLKGGKEASHSNQILHHLTQEALSTHGVKDAVQLVNTREEVEDLCRLDKLIDLIIPRGSSQLVRDIQKAARGIPVMGHSEGICHVYVDLEASVEKVTRIVRDSKCEYPAACNALETLLIHRDLLRTPVFDQIIDMLRVEQVKVHAGPKFASYLTFSPSEVKSLRTEYGDLECCIEVVDSTQDAIEHIHKYGSSHTDVIITENEKTAEFFLQHLDSACVFWNASTRFSDGYRFGLGAEVGISTSRIHARGPVGIEGLLTTKWLLRGENHIVSDFSEQGSMKYLHENLPIPQRNSN from the exons ATGCTGTGCAGAGCTGCTCTTCTCCCTTCCTTGCGTTCTTCAGGACAATTCTGGCGGCAGACTGACGTGGCGGGCTCGCACCCTT GTCTACTGGCTCCTAACCTGGTATTGAGGAATGAGTCTGCTCGGGGCTGGAGTAACATCCCGTTCATCACAGTGCCCCTCAGCCGAACCCATGGCAAGTCGTTTGCTCACCGCAGCGAGCTGAAGCATGCCAAGAGGATTGTGGTGAAGCTAGGGAGCGCTGTTGTGACTCGAGGAGACGAATGTGGCTTAGCCCTGGGGCGATTGGCATCCATTGTTGAGCAG GTATCAATGTTGCAAAACCAGGGCCGGGAGATGATGATCGTCACCAGCGGGGCTGTGGCCTTTGGGAAGCAGCGGCTGCGTCACGAGATCTTGCTCTCTCAGAGTGTGAGGCAGGCTCTCCACTCAGGACAGAACCAGCTCAAGGACATG GCGATTCCCGTGCTGGAGGCTCGAGCCTGTGCAGCTGCCGGTCAGAGCGGGCTGATGGCTCTCTATGAGGCCATGTTCACACAGTACAGCATCTGCGCAGCCCAG aTTTTAGTCACCAACTTGGATTTCCATGACGAGCAGAAGCGTCGGAATTTAAACGGGACGCTGCACGAACTGTTGCGGATGAACATTGTCCCCATCATCAACACCAATGATGCTGTGGTTCCTCCCCCAGAGCCAAACAGTGATCTTCAGGGG GTAATTAGTGTGAAGGACAACGACAGCTTAGCAGCCCGCCTGGCTGTGGAAATGAAGACCGACCTGCTGATTGTTCTTTCGGATGTTGAGG GACTCTTTGATAGCCCCCCAGGATCAGATGACGCAAAGCTCATTGACATATTTTACCCTGGAGACCAGCAGTCTGTGACGTTTGGAACCAAATCACGGGTGGGAATGGGAGGCATGGAGGCCAAG GTGAAAGCTGCCCTGTGGGCTCTCCAGGGAGGTACCTCGGTAGTGATTGCCAATGGAACTCACCCCAAGATCTCTGGCCATGTCATCACAGACATTGTGGAAGGGAAGAAAGTTGGCACATTTTTTTCAGAGGTGAAGCCTGCAG gcccaaCTGTGGAACAGCAAGCTGAAATGGCTCGAACAGGAGGCAGGAGTTTGGCAGCACTTCAGCCCGAACAG AGAGCAGAGATCATCTATCATCTTGCTGACCTTCTGACAGACCAGCGAGAAGAGATTCTTCAGGCCAACAAGAAAGATTTGGAAGAAGCTGAGAAGAAAG GAAGGTTGGCCCTTCCTTTGTTGAAGAGACTCAGCCTGTCAACCTCCAAGCTGAATAGTTTGGCCATTGGGCTGCGACAGATTGCAGCGTCGTCACAAGACAGTGTTGGCCGTGTCCTTCGAAGAACACGAGTAGCGAAGGATTTGGAGCTGGAGCAAGTGACTGTGCCTATTGGGGTCTTATTAGTGATTTTTGAATCCCGGCCCGACTGTCTCCCCCAG GTATCTGCTTTGGCCATTGCCAGTGGAAATGGCTTACTGCTGAAAGGAGGGAAAGAGGCATCGCACAGCAACCAGATCCTTCACCATCTGACTCAAGAAGCCCTTTCCACCCACGGGGTGAAGGATGCGGTGCAGCTG GTGAATACCAGGGAGGAGGTGGAAGACCTTTGTCGTTTAGACAAGCTGATAGATTTGATCATCCCCCGTGGCTCGTCTCAGTTGGTTCGGGATATCCAGAAAGCTGCTAGAGGAATCCCAGTGATGGGCCACAGTGAAGGAATTTGTCACGTGTATGTGGACTTGGAGGCCAGTGTGGAGAAGGTCACCAGAATAG TGAGAGACTCCAAGTGTGAATATCCTGCAGCCTGCAATGCGCTCGAGACTCTCTTAATACACCGGGACTTGCTGAGGACTCCTGTCTTTGACCAGATCATTGACATGTTGCGAGTGGAACAG GTGAAGGTTCACGCTGGCCCCAAGTTTGCCTCCTACCTGACATTCAGCCCCTCAGAGGTGAAATCACTCCGCACGGAATATGGGGACCTGGAGTGCTGCATTGAAGTGGTGGACAGCACACAGGATGCTATTGAACACATCCACAAATATGGGAGCTCCCACACAGATGTAATCATCACAGAGAACG AGAAAACAGCAGAGTTCTTCCTCCAGCACCTGGACAGTGCCTGTGTGTTCTGGAACGCCAGCACCCGCTTCTCAGATGGCTATCGCTTTGGGCTAG GAGCTGAGGTTGGCATCAGTACATCGCGTATCCATGCCCGTGGGCCAGTTGGAATTGAGGGGCTGTTGACCACAAAGTGGCTGCTAAGAGGGGAGAATCACATCGTTTCTGATTTCTCTGAGCAAGGAAGTATGAAGTACCTTCATGAAAATCTCCCCATCCCACAAAGGAACAGCAACTGA
- the ALDH18A1 gene encoding delta-1-pyrroline-5-carboxylate synthase isoform X3 codes for MLCRAALLPSLRSSGQFWRQTDVAGSHPCLLAPNLVLRNESARGWSNIPFITVPLSRTHGKSFAHRSELKHAKRIVVKLGSAVVTRGDECGLALGRLASIVEQVSMLQNQGREMMIVTSGAVAFGKQRLRHEILLSQSVRQALHSGQNQLKDMAIPVLEARACAAAGQSGLMALYEAMFTQYSICAAQILVTNLDFHDEQKRRNLNGTLHELLRMNIVPIINTNDAVVPPPEPNSDLQGVNVISVKDNDSLAARLAVEMKTDLLIVLSDVEGLFDSPPGSDDAKLIDIFYPGDQQSVTFGTKSRVGMGGMEAKVKAALWALQGGTSVVIANGTHPKISGHVITDIVEGKKVGTFFSEVKPAGPTVEQQAEMARTGGRSLAALQPEQRAEIIYHLADLLTDQREEILQANKKDLEEAEKKGRLALPLLKRLSLSTSKLNSLAIGLRQIAASSQDSVGRVLRRTRVAKDLELEQVTVPIGVLLVIFESRPDCLPQVSALAIASGNGLLLKGGKEASHSNQILHHLTQEALSTHGVKDAVQLVNTREEVEDLCRLDKLIDLIIPRGSSQLVRDIQKAARGIPVMGHSEGICHVYVDLEASVEKVTRIVRDSKCEYPAACNALETLLIHRDLLRTPVFDQIIDMLRVEQVKVHAGPKFASYLTFSPSEVKSLRTEYGDLECCIEVVDSTQDAIEHIHKYGSSHTDVIITENEKTAEFFLQHLDSACVFWNASTRFSDGYRFGLGAEVGISTSRIHARGPVGIEGLLTTKWLLRGENHIVSDFSEQGSMKYLHENLPIPQRNSN; via the exons ATGCTGTGCAGAGCTGCTCTTCTCCCTTCCTTGCGTTCTTCAGGACAATTCTGGCGGCAGACTGACGTGGCGGGCTCGCACCCTT GTCTACTGGCTCCTAACCTGGTATTGAGGAATGAGTCTGCTCGGGGCTGGAGTAACATCCCGTTCATCACAGTGCCCCTCAGCCGAACCCATGGCAAGTCGTTTGCTCACCGCAGCGAGCTGAAGCATGCCAAGAGGATTGTGGTGAAGCTAGGGAGCGCTGTTGTGACTCGAGGAGACGAATGTGGCTTAGCCCTGGGGCGATTGGCATCCATTGTTGAGCAG GTATCAATGTTGCAAAACCAGGGCCGGGAGATGATGATCGTCACCAGCGGGGCTGTGGCCTTTGGGAAGCAGCGGCTGCGTCACGAGATCTTGCTCTCTCAGAGTGTGAGGCAGGCTCTCCACTCAGGACAGAACCAGCTCAAGGACATG GCGATTCCCGTGCTGGAGGCTCGAGCCTGTGCAGCTGCCGGTCAGAGCGGGCTGATGGCTCTCTATGAGGCCATGTTCACACAGTACAGCATCTGCGCAGCCCAG aTTTTAGTCACCAACTTGGATTTCCATGACGAGCAGAAGCGTCGGAATTTAAACGGGACGCTGCACGAACTGTTGCGGATGAACATTGTCCCCATCATCAACACCAATGATGCTGTGGTTCCTCCCCCAGAGCCAAACAGTGATCTTCAGGGGGTAAAC GTAATTAGTGTGAAGGACAACGACAGCTTAGCAGCCCGCCTGGCTGTGGAAATGAAGACCGACCTGCTGATTGTTCTTTCGGATGTTGAGG GACTCTTTGATAGCCCCCCAGGATCAGATGACGCAAAGCTCATTGACATATTTTACCCTGGAGACCAGCAGTCTGTGACGTTTGGAACCAAATCACGGGTGGGAATGGGAGGCATGGAGGCCAAG GTGAAAGCTGCCCTGTGGGCTCTCCAGGGAGGTACCTCGGTAGTGATTGCCAATGGAACTCACCCCAAGATCTCTGGCCATGTCATCACAGACATTGTGGAAGGGAAGAAAGTTGGCACATTTTTTTCAGAGGTGAAGCCTGCAG gcccaaCTGTGGAACAGCAAGCTGAAATGGCTCGAACAGGAGGCAGGAGTTTGGCAGCACTTCAGCCCGAACAG AGAGCAGAGATCATCTATCATCTTGCTGACCTTCTGACAGACCAGCGAGAAGAGATTCTTCAGGCCAACAAGAAAGATTTGGAAGAAGCTGAGAAGAAAG GAAGGTTGGCCCTTCCTTTGTTGAAGAGACTCAGCCTGTCAACCTCCAAGCTGAATAGTTTGGCCATTGGGCTGCGACAGATTGCAGCGTCGTCACAAGACAGTGTTGGCCGTGTCCTTCGAAGAACACGAGTAGCGAAGGATTTGGAGCTGGAGCAAGTGACTGTGCCTATTGGGGTCTTATTAGTGATTTTTGAATCCCGGCCCGACTGTCTCCCCCAG GTATCTGCTTTGGCCATTGCCAGTGGAAATGGCTTACTGCTGAAAGGAGGGAAAGAGGCATCGCACAGCAACCAGATCCTTCACCATCTGACTCAAGAAGCCCTTTCCACCCACGGGGTGAAGGATGCGGTGCAGCTG GTGAATACCAGGGAGGAGGTGGAAGACCTTTGTCGTTTAGACAAGCTGATAGATTTGATCATCCCCCGTGGCTCGTCTCAGTTGGTTCGGGATATCCAGAAAGCTGCTAGAGGAATCCCAGTGATGGGCCACAGTGAAGGAATTTGTCACGTGTATGTGGACTTGGAGGCCAGTGTGGAGAAGGTCACCAGAATAG TGAGAGACTCCAAGTGTGAATATCCTGCAGCCTGCAATGCGCTCGAGACTCTCTTAATACACCGGGACTTGCTGAGGACTCCTGTCTTTGACCAGATCATTGACATGTTGCGAGTGGAACAG GTGAAGGTTCACGCTGGCCCCAAGTTTGCCTCCTACCTGACATTCAGCCCCTCAGAGGTGAAATCACTCCGCACGGAATATGGGGACCTGGAGTGCTGCATTGAAGTGGTGGACAGCACACAGGATGCTATTGAACACATCCACAAATATGGGAGCTCCCACACAGATGTAATCATCACAGAGAACG AGAAAACAGCAGAGTTCTTCCTCCAGCACCTGGACAGTGCCTGTGTGTTCTGGAACGCCAGCACCCGCTTCTCAGATGGCTATCGCTTTGGGCTAG GAGCTGAGGTTGGCATCAGTACATCGCGTATCCATGCCCGTGGGCCAGTTGGAATTGAGGGGCTGTTGACCACAAAGTGGCTGCTAAGAGGGGAGAATCACATCGTTTCTGATTTCTCTGAGCAAGGAAGTATGAAGTACCTTCATGAAAATCTCCCCATCCCACAAAGGAACAGCAACTGA
- the ALDH18A1 gene encoding delta-1-pyrroline-5-carboxylate synthase isoform X2 → MLCRAALLPSLRSSGQFWRQTDVAGSHPCLLAPNLVLRNESARGWSNIPFITVPLSRTHGKSFAHRSELKHAKRIVVKLGSAVVTRGDECGLALGRLASIVEQVSMLQNQGREMMIVTSGAVAFGKQRLRHEILLSQSVRQALHSGQNQLKDMAIPVLEARACAAAGQSGLMALYEAMFTQYSICAAQFFSSFQILVTNLDFHDEQKRRNLNGTLHELLRMNIVPIINTNDAVVPPPEPNSDLQGVISVKDNDSLAARLAVEMKTDLLIVLSDVEGLFDSPPGSDDAKLIDIFYPGDQQSVTFGTKSRVGMGGMEAKVKAALWALQGGTSVVIANGTHPKISGHVITDIVEGKKVGTFFSEVKPAGPTVEQQAEMARTGGRSLAALQPEQRAEIIYHLADLLTDQREEILQANKKDLEEAEKKGRLALPLLKRLSLSTSKLNSLAIGLRQIAASSQDSVGRVLRRTRVAKDLELEQVTVPIGVLLVIFESRPDCLPQVSALAIASGNGLLLKGGKEASHSNQILHHLTQEALSTHGVKDAVQLVNTREEVEDLCRLDKLIDLIIPRGSSQLVRDIQKAARGIPVMGHSEGICHVYVDLEASVEKVTRIVRDSKCEYPAACNALETLLIHRDLLRTPVFDQIIDMLRVEQVKVHAGPKFASYLTFSPSEVKSLRTEYGDLECCIEVVDSTQDAIEHIHKYGSSHTDVIITENEKTAEFFLQHLDSACVFWNASTRFSDGYRFGLGAEVGISTSRIHARGPVGIEGLLTTKWLLRGENHIVSDFSEQGSMKYLHENLPIPQRNSN, encoded by the exons ATGCTGTGCAGAGCTGCTCTTCTCCCTTCCTTGCGTTCTTCAGGACAATTCTGGCGGCAGACTGACGTGGCGGGCTCGCACCCTT GTCTACTGGCTCCTAACCTGGTATTGAGGAATGAGTCTGCTCGGGGCTGGAGTAACATCCCGTTCATCACAGTGCCCCTCAGCCGAACCCATGGCAAGTCGTTTGCTCACCGCAGCGAGCTGAAGCATGCCAAGAGGATTGTGGTGAAGCTAGGGAGCGCTGTTGTGACTCGAGGAGACGAATGTGGCTTAGCCCTGGGGCGATTGGCATCCATTGTTGAGCAG GTATCAATGTTGCAAAACCAGGGCCGGGAGATGATGATCGTCACCAGCGGGGCTGTGGCCTTTGGGAAGCAGCGGCTGCGTCACGAGATCTTGCTCTCTCAGAGTGTGAGGCAGGCTCTCCACTCAGGACAGAACCAGCTCAAGGACATG GCGATTCCCGTGCTGGAGGCTCGAGCCTGTGCAGCTGCCGGTCAGAGCGGGCTGATGGCTCTCTATGAGGCCATGTTCACACAGTACAGCATCTGCGCAGCCCAG ttcttttcttccttccagaTTTTAGTCACCAACTTGGATTTCCATGACGAGCAGAAGCGTCGGAATTTAAACGGGACGCTGCACGAACTGTTGCGGATGAACATTGTCCCCATCATCAACACCAATGATGCTGTGGTTCCTCCCCCAGAGCCAAACAGTGATCTTCAGGGG GTAATTAGTGTGAAGGACAACGACAGCTTAGCAGCCCGCCTGGCTGTGGAAATGAAGACCGACCTGCTGATTGTTCTTTCGGATGTTGAGG GACTCTTTGATAGCCCCCCAGGATCAGATGACGCAAAGCTCATTGACATATTTTACCCTGGAGACCAGCAGTCTGTGACGTTTGGAACCAAATCACGGGTGGGAATGGGAGGCATGGAGGCCAAG GTGAAAGCTGCCCTGTGGGCTCTCCAGGGAGGTACCTCGGTAGTGATTGCCAATGGAACTCACCCCAAGATCTCTGGCCATGTCATCACAGACATTGTGGAAGGGAAGAAAGTTGGCACATTTTTTTCAGAGGTGAAGCCTGCAG gcccaaCTGTGGAACAGCAAGCTGAAATGGCTCGAACAGGAGGCAGGAGTTTGGCAGCACTTCAGCCCGAACAG AGAGCAGAGATCATCTATCATCTTGCTGACCTTCTGACAGACCAGCGAGAAGAGATTCTTCAGGCCAACAAGAAAGATTTGGAAGAAGCTGAGAAGAAAG GAAGGTTGGCCCTTCCTTTGTTGAAGAGACTCAGCCTGTCAACCTCCAAGCTGAATAGTTTGGCCATTGGGCTGCGACAGATTGCAGCGTCGTCACAAGACAGTGTTGGCCGTGTCCTTCGAAGAACACGAGTAGCGAAGGATTTGGAGCTGGAGCAAGTGACTGTGCCTATTGGGGTCTTATTAGTGATTTTTGAATCCCGGCCCGACTGTCTCCCCCAG GTATCTGCTTTGGCCATTGCCAGTGGAAATGGCTTACTGCTGAAAGGAGGGAAAGAGGCATCGCACAGCAACCAGATCCTTCACCATCTGACTCAAGAAGCCCTTTCCACCCACGGGGTGAAGGATGCGGTGCAGCTG GTGAATACCAGGGAGGAGGTGGAAGACCTTTGTCGTTTAGACAAGCTGATAGATTTGATCATCCCCCGTGGCTCGTCTCAGTTGGTTCGGGATATCCAGAAAGCTGCTAGAGGAATCCCAGTGATGGGCCACAGTGAAGGAATTTGTCACGTGTATGTGGACTTGGAGGCCAGTGTGGAGAAGGTCACCAGAATAG TGAGAGACTCCAAGTGTGAATATCCTGCAGCCTGCAATGCGCTCGAGACTCTCTTAATACACCGGGACTTGCTGAGGACTCCTGTCTTTGACCAGATCATTGACATGTTGCGAGTGGAACAG GTGAAGGTTCACGCTGGCCCCAAGTTTGCCTCCTACCTGACATTCAGCCCCTCAGAGGTGAAATCACTCCGCACGGAATATGGGGACCTGGAGTGCTGCATTGAAGTGGTGGACAGCACACAGGATGCTATTGAACACATCCACAAATATGGGAGCTCCCACACAGATGTAATCATCACAGAGAACG AGAAAACAGCAGAGTTCTTCCTCCAGCACCTGGACAGTGCCTGTGTGTTCTGGAACGCCAGCACCCGCTTCTCAGATGGCTATCGCTTTGGGCTAG GAGCTGAGGTTGGCATCAGTACATCGCGTATCCATGCCCGTGGGCCAGTTGGAATTGAGGGGCTGTTGACCACAAAGTGGCTGCTAAGAGGGGAGAATCACATCGTTTCTGATTTCTCTGAGCAAGGAAGTATGAAGTACCTTCATGAAAATCTCCCCATCCCACAAAGGAACAGCAACTGA